A region of Lagenorhynchus albirostris chromosome 20, mLagAlb1.1, whole genome shotgun sequence DNA encodes the following proteins:
- the WNT3 gene encoding proto-oncogene Wnt-3 isoform X3 encodes MPSVAEGVKLGIQECQHQFRGRRWNCTTIDDSLAIFGPVLDKATRESAFVHAIASAGVAFAVTRSCAEGTSTICGCDSHHKGPPGEGWKWGGCSEDADFGVLVSREFADARENRPDARSAMNKHNNEAGRTTILDHMHLKCKCHGLSGSCEVKTCWWAQPDFRAIGDFLKDKYDSASEMVVEKHRESRGWVETLRAKYALFKPPTERDLVYYENSPNFCEPNPETGSFGTRDRTCNVTSHGIDGCDLLCCGRGHNTRTEKRKEKCHCIFHWCCYVSCQECIRIYDVHTCKALGTGEVCGWADSPKSSGKRDPEPGSALSIRQQGIRTVARCTCGKLPGSNPPAAWEASLPSLSS; translated from the exons ATGCCCAGCGTGGCCGAGGGCGTGAAGCTGGGCATCCAGGAGTGCCAGCACCAGTTCCGGGGCCGCCGCTGGAACTGCACCACCATCGACGACAGCCTGGCCATCTTCGGGCCCGTCCTCGACAAAG CCACCCGCGAATCGGCCTTCGTGCACGCCATCGCCTCAGCCGGCGTGGCCTTCGCCGTCACACGCTCCTGTGCCGAGGGCACCTCCACCATCTGTGGCTGCGACTCGCATCATAAAGGGCCGCCCGGGGAAGGCTGGAAGTGGGGAGGCTGCAGCGAGGACGCCGACTTCGGGGTGCTTGTGTCCCGGGAGTTCGCGGACGCACGTGAGAACAGGCCGGACGCGCGCTCGGCCATGAACAAGCACAACAACGAGGCTGGCCGCACG ACCATCCTGGACCACATGCACCTCAAGTGCAAGTGCCACGGGCTGTCGGGCAGCTGTGAGGTGAAGACCTGCTGGTGGGCCCAGCCCGACTTCCGCGCCATCGGGGACTTCCTCAAGGACAAGTACGACAGCGCCTCGGAGATGGTGGTGGAGAAGCACCGGGAGTCCCGTGGCTGGGTGGAGACCCTCCGCGCCAAGTACGCGCTCTTCAAGCCGCCCACTGAGAGGGACCTGGTCTACTACGAGAACTCCCCCAACTTTTGCGAGCCCAACCCCGAGACGGGCTCCTTCGGCACCAGGGACCGGACTTGCAACGTCACCTCCCACGGCATCGATGGCTGTGACCTGCTCTGCTGCGGCCGTGGCCACAACACAAGGACGGAGAAGCGGAAGGAGAAATGCCACTGCATCTTCCACTGGTGCTGCTACGTGAGCTGCCAGGAGTGTATCCGCATCTACGATGTGCACACCTGCAA GGCACTGGGAACGGGTGAAGTGTGTGGCTGGGCAGATTCACCGAAGTCCTCTGGGAAGCGGGACCCAGAGCCGGGCTCAGCCCTCAGCATCAGACAGCAAGGAATCCGGACTGTTGCCAGATGCACGTGTGGTAAATTACCTGGATCCAACCCGCCCGCTGCCTGGGaggcctccctcccttctctctcatcTTAA
- the WNT3 gene encoding proto-oncogene Wnt-3 isoform X2: MEPHLLGLLLGLLLCGTRVLAGYPIWWSLALGQQYTSLGSQPLLCGSIPGLVPKQLRFCRNYIEIMPSVAEGVKLGIQECQHQFRGRRWNCTTIDDSLAIFGPVLDKATRESAFVHAIASAGVAFAVTRSCAEGTSTICGCDSHHKGPPGEGWKWGGCSEDADFGVLVSREFADARENRPDARSAMNKHNNEAGRTTILDHMHLKCKCHGLSGSCEVKTCWWAQPDFRAIGDFLKDKYDSASEMVVEKHRESRGWVETLRAKYALFKPPTERDLVYYENSPNFCEPNPETGSFGTRDRTCNVTSHGIDGCDLLCCGRGHNTRTEKRKEKCHCIFHWCCYVSCQECIRIYDVHTCK; encoded by the exons GTCCCTGGCCCTGGGCCAGCAGTACACATCCCTGGGCTCACAGCCCCTGCTCTGCGGCTCCATCCCAGGCCTGGTCCCCAAGCAACTGCGCTTCTGCCGCAATTACATCGAAATCATGCCCAGCGTGGCCGAGGGCGTGAAGCTGGGCATCCAGGAGTGCCAGCACCAGTTCCGGGGCCGCCGCTGGAACTGCACCACCATCGACGACAGCCTGGCCATCTTCGGGCCCGTCCTCGACAAAG CCACCCGCGAATCGGCCTTCGTGCACGCCATCGCCTCAGCCGGCGTGGCCTTCGCCGTCACACGCTCCTGTGCCGAGGGCACCTCCACCATCTGTGGCTGCGACTCGCATCATAAAGGGCCGCCCGGGGAAGGCTGGAAGTGGGGAGGCTGCAGCGAGGACGCCGACTTCGGGGTGCTTGTGTCCCGGGAGTTCGCGGACGCACGTGAGAACAGGCCGGACGCGCGCTCGGCCATGAACAAGCACAACAACGAGGCTGGCCGCACG ACCATCCTGGACCACATGCACCTCAAGTGCAAGTGCCACGGGCTGTCGGGCAGCTGTGAGGTGAAGACCTGCTGGTGGGCCCAGCCCGACTTCCGCGCCATCGGGGACTTCCTCAAGGACAAGTACGACAGCGCCTCGGAGATGGTGGTGGAGAAGCACCGGGAGTCCCGTGGCTGGGTGGAGACCCTCCGCGCCAAGTACGCGCTCTTCAAGCCGCCCACTGAGAGGGACCTGGTCTACTACGAGAACTCCCCCAACTTTTGCGAGCCCAACCCCGAGACGGGCTCCTTCGGCACCAGGGACCGGACTTGCAACGTCACCTCCCACGGCATCGATGGCTGTGACCTGCTCTGCTGCGGCCGTGGCCACAACACAAGGACGGAGAAGCGGAAGGAGAAATGCCACTGCATCTTCCACTGGTGCTGCTACGTGAGCTGCCAGGAGTGTATCCGCATCTACGATGTGCACACCTGCAAGTAG
- the WNT3 gene encoding proto-oncogene Wnt-3 isoform X1, protein MEPHLLGLLLGLLLCGTRVLAGYPIWWSLALGQQYTSLGSQPLLCGSIPGLVPKQLRFCRNYIEIMPSVAEGVKLGIQECQHQFRGRRWNCTTIDDSLAIFGPVLDKATRESAFVHAIASAGVAFAVTRSCAEGTSTICGCDSHHKGPPGEGWKWGGCSEDADFGVLVSREFADARENRPDARSAMNKHNNEAGRTTILDHMHLKCKCHGLSGSCEVKTCWWAQPDFRAIGDFLKDKYDSASEMVVEKHRESRGWVETLRAKYALFKPPTERDLVYYENSPNFCEPNPETGSFGTRDRTCNVTSHGIDGCDLLCCGRGHNTRTEKRKEKCHCIFHWCCYVSCQECIRIYDVHTCKALGTGEVCGWADSPKSSGKRDPEPGSALSIRQQGIRTVARCTCGKLPGSNPPAAWEASLPSLSS, encoded by the exons GTCCCTGGCCCTGGGCCAGCAGTACACATCCCTGGGCTCACAGCCCCTGCTCTGCGGCTCCATCCCAGGCCTGGTCCCCAAGCAACTGCGCTTCTGCCGCAATTACATCGAAATCATGCCCAGCGTGGCCGAGGGCGTGAAGCTGGGCATCCAGGAGTGCCAGCACCAGTTCCGGGGCCGCCGCTGGAACTGCACCACCATCGACGACAGCCTGGCCATCTTCGGGCCCGTCCTCGACAAAG CCACCCGCGAATCGGCCTTCGTGCACGCCATCGCCTCAGCCGGCGTGGCCTTCGCCGTCACACGCTCCTGTGCCGAGGGCACCTCCACCATCTGTGGCTGCGACTCGCATCATAAAGGGCCGCCCGGGGAAGGCTGGAAGTGGGGAGGCTGCAGCGAGGACGCCGACTTCGGGGTGCTTGTGTCCCGGGAGTTCGCGGACGCACGTGAGAACAGGCCGGACGCGCGCTCGGCCATGAACAAGCACAACAACGAGGCTGGCCGCACG ACCATCCTGGACCACATGCACCTCAAGTGCAAGTGCCACGGGCTGTCGGGCAGCTGTGAGGTGAAGACCTGCTGGTGGGCCCAGCCCGACTTCCGCGCCATCGGGGACTTCCTCAAGGACAAGTACGACAGCGCCTCGGAGATGGTGGTGGAGAAGCACCGGGAGTCCCGTGGCTGGGTGGAGACCCTCCGCGCCAAGTACGCGCTCTTCAAGCCGCCCACTGAGAGGGACCTGGTCTACTACGAGAACTCCCCCAACTTTTGCGAGCCCAACCCCGAGACGGGCTCCTTCGGCACCAGGGACCGGACTTGCAACGTCACCTCCCACGGCATCGATGGCTGTGACCTGCTCTGCTGCGGCCGTGGCCACAACACAAGGACGGAGAAGCGGAAGGAGAAATGCCACTGCATCTTCCACTGGTGCTGCTACGTGAGCTGCCAGGAGTGTATCCGCATCTACGATGTGCACACCTGCAA GGCACTGGGAACGGGTGAAGTGTGTGGCTGGGCAGATTCACCGAAGTCCTCTGGGAAGCGGGACCCAGAGCCGGGCTCAGCCCTCAGCATCAGACAGCAAGGAATCCGGACTGTTGCCAGATGCACGTGTGGTAAATTACCTGGATCCAACCCGCCCGCTGCCTGGGaggcctccctcccttctctctcatcTTAA